One Alnus glutinosa chromosome 3, dhAlnGlut1.1, whole genome shotgun sequence genomic region harbors:
- the LOC133864623 gene encoding OVARIAN TUMOR DOMAIN-containing deubiquitinating enzyme 9: MRMATYDLDPDVTRWGLHLIDVCTLTNNGCCNSITRYDQDLSQVEYVSEGYCEKAIVENDEAVARALQEEFTRIDSLEASGLSNVGEENTQASVLAQDWLGPSKRHYSIGIDKDKKAASNPGRNMEDADPSKNIMEEADDHSKMENDWVAEIGIFHSCFSPGEKSSYVEDFSNTLDITDESALDGEVGKRLNQMVPVPHVPKTNEKIPSADEEITDHQRLLERLELYGLVELKVQGDGNCQFRALSDQLYRSPEHHAVVREQIIQQLKSHPEMYEGYVPMAYNDYLKKISKNGEWGDHVTLQAAADWYGVKMFVLTSFKDTCYIEILPDRQKSKRIIFLSFWAEVHYNSIYPEGDMPASDTKKKKKWWNFSGLIGT, translated from the exons ATGCGCATGGCAACTTATGATCTAGATCCTGATGTTACTCGGTGGGGTCTCCATCTAATAGATGTTTGCACTCTTACAAATAATGGTTGTTGTAATTCCATTACTCGATATGACCAAGATTTGAGTCAAGTTGAGTATGTCAGCGAAGGTTATTGTGAGAAAGCTATTGTGGAGAATGATGAGGCTGTAGCACGTGCTCTTCAAGAAGAATTTACGCGAATCGATTCTTTAGAAGCTTCTGGATTATCTAATGTTGGGGAAGAGAATACGCAAGCATCCGTTCTTGCACAGGACTGGCTTGGTCCTTCAAAGAGACACTACAGTATTG GGATTGACAAAGATAAGAAAGCAGCAAGTAATCCTGGCAGAAATATGGAAGATGCAGATCCCAGCAAAAACATAATGGAGGAGGCTGATGATCATAGCAAAATGGAAAATGATTGGGTGGCTGAAATTGGAATTTTCCATTCATGCTTTAGCCCAGGAGAAAAATCATCATATGTGGAAGACTTTTCAAATACATTGGACATAACAGATGAGTCTGCTCTTGATGGTGAAGTAGGCAAAAGATTGAATCAGATGGTTCCTGTTCCT CATGTTCCTAAAACTAATGAGAAAATACCCTCGGCTGATGAGGAAATAACAGATCATCAAAGGCTACTAGAGAG GCTGGAGTTATATGGTTTGGTTGAGCTTAAGGTTCAAGGAGATGGTAACTGTCAG TTTCGTGCTTTATCCGATCAACTGTATCGTTCTCCTGAGCACCACGCTGTTGTAAGAGAACAGATTATCCAACAG CTGAAGTCTCACCCGGAAATGTACGAGGGTTATGTACCCATGGCTTACAATGactatttgaagaaaataagcAA GAATGGCGAATGGGGTGATCATGTGACATTGCAGGCTGCTGCAGATTGG TATGGTGTCAAGATGTTTGTGTTAACTTCATTCAAGGACACATGTTACATTGAGATCCTTCCAGATAGGCAGAAGTCCAAACGAA TTATTTTCCTGAGCTTTTGGGCTGAGGTGCATTACAATTCAATTTATCCAGAAGGAG
- the LOC133863832 gene encoding serine/threonine-protein kinase PCRK1-like isoform X2 produces the protein MKCFLLSNKAKNEEPGTIKSISVRSTSTTMSMDQDPRRSGSEFNSQNVSEFSTASSAKSFAILSQRQSNLREFTFSELKTATKNFSRSLMLGEGGFGGVYRAVIKSTDDPHKKIDVAVKQLSRRGLQGHKEWVTEVNVLGVVEHPNLVKLLGYCAEDDERGIQRLLIYEYMPNRSVQDHLSSRFRAPLPWTTRMRIAQDAARGLAYLHEGMDFQIIFRDFKSSNILLDEQWNAKLSDFGLARLGPSDGLSHVSTAVVGTIGYAAPEYIQTGHLTSKSDIWSYGVFLYELITGRRPFDRNRPKNEQNMLEWVKPHLSNARKFELILDPRLEGKYSLKSAQKLAAVANRCLVRQLKSRAKMSEVLEMVNQIMETADVGSPQPPMRSFASEDDSIESKRERLQRWVLDPFIGEKSCLHWGAWRPKY, from the exons ATGAAGTGTTTTCTTTTGTCCAACAAAGCGAAAAATGAGGAACCGGGGACTATAAAGTCCATTTCTGTTCGGTCCACTTCCACAACCATGTCGATGGACCAGGATCCAAGGAGATCTGGATCTGAGTTTAATTCTCAGAATGTCTCAGAATTCAGCACAGCATCCTCTGCTAAGTCATTTGCAATCTTGTCTCAAAGACAAAGTAATCTCAGAGAATTCACATTCTCAGAGTTGAAGACGGCCACTAAGAATTTCAGCCGCTCCCTCATGCTTGGAGAGGGTGGGTTTGGTGGTGTATATAGGGCTGTTATCAAAAGCACAGACGATCCGCACAAAAAGATAGATGTTGCCGTTAAACAACTAAGTAGAAGAGGGTTGCAG GGACATAAAGAGTGGGTGACAGAAGTAAATGTTTTAGGGGTTGTTGAACATCCAAATCTTGTTAAATTATTGGGCTACTGTGCTGAGGATGATGAAAGAGGGATCCAGAGGCTGCTGATATATGAATACATGCCCAACAGGAGTGTGCAGGATCACTTATCAAGCCGGTTTCGGGCACCTCTTCCGTGGACCACAAGAATGAGAATAGCCCAGGATGCTGCTCGTGGCTTAGCATACCTCCACGAAGGAATGGATTTTCAG ATTATTTTTAGGGATTTCAAGTCTTCAAACATACTTTTGGATGAGCAATGGAATGCAAAGTTGTCAGACTTTGGATTGGCTAGGCTGGGGCCTTCAGATGGATTAAGTCATGTCTCGACTGCG GTTGTAGGAACAATTGGATATGCGGCTCCTGAATACATTCAAACTGGGCATCTTACATCAAAAAGTGATATCTGGAGCTATGGAGTTTTCCTTTATGAACTCATCACTGGCAGGCGCCCTTTTGATCGGAACCGTCCCAAAAATGAGCAAAATATGTTGGAATGGGTCAAGCCGCACCTCTCGAACGCGAGGAAGTTTGAGCTGATTTTGGACCCGAGGCTAGAAGGAAAGTATTCGCTCAAGTCGGCCCAAAAGTTAGCTGCTGTAGCCAACCGGTGCTTGGTGCGGCAGCTTAAATCACGTGCCAAAATGAGTGAAGTCTTGGAGATGGTGAATCAAATTATGGAGACAGCAGATGTTGGAAGCCCCCAACCCCCCATGAGGAGTTTTGCTTCAGAAGATGATTCCATAGAATCCAAAAGAGAACGTTTACAGAGATGGGTTTTGGATCCATTTATTGGAGAAAAAAGTTGTTTGCATTGGGGAGCATGGAGACCTAAG TATTAG
- the LOC133863832 gene encoding serine/threonine-protein kinase PCRK1-like isoform X1 codes for MKCFLLSNKAKNEEPGTIKSISVRSTSTTMSMDQDPRRSGSEFNSQNVSEFSTASSAKSFAILSQRQSNLREFTFSELKTATKNFSRSLMLGEGGFGGVYRAVIKSTDDPHKKIDVAVKQLSRRGLQGHKEWVTEVNVLGVVEHPNLVKLLGYCAEDDERGIQRLLIYEYMPNRSVQDHLSSRFRAPLPWTTRMRIAQDAARGLAYLHEGMDFQIIFRDFKSSNILLDEQWNAKLSDFGLARLGPSDGLSHVSTAVVGTIGYAAPEYIQTGHLTSKSDIWSYGVFLYELITGRRPFDRNRPKNEQNMLEWVKPHLSNARKFELILDPRLEGKYSLKSAQKLAAVANRCLVRQLKSRAKMSEVLEMVNQIMETADVGSPQPPMRSFASEDDSIESKRERLQRWVLDPFIGEKSCLHWGAWRPKVVRTF; via the exons ATGAAGTGTTTTCTTTTGTCCAACAAAGCGAAAAATGAGGAACCGGGGACTATAAAGTCCATTTCTGTTCGGTCCACTTCCACAACCATGTCGATGGACCAGGATCCAAGGAGATCTGGATCTGAGTTTAATTCTCAGAATGTCTCAGAATTCAGCACAGCATCCTCTGCTAAGTCATTTGCAATCTTGTCTCAAAGACAAAGTAATCTCAGAGAATTCACATTCTCAGAGTTGAAGACGGCCACTAAGAATTTCAGCCGCTCCCTCATGCTTGGAGAGGGTGGGTTTGGTGGTGTATATAGGGCTGTTATCAAAAGCACAGACGATCCGCACAAAAAGATAGATGTTGCCGTTAAACAACTAAGTAGAAGAGGGTTGCAG GGACATAAAGAGTGGGTGACAGAAGTAAATGTTTTAGGGGTTGTTGAACATCCAAATCTTGTTAAATTATTGGGCTACTGTGCTGAGGATGATGAAAGAGGGATCCAGAGGCTGCTGATATATGAATACATGCCCAACAGGAGTGTGCAGGATCACTTATCAAGCCGGTTTCGGGCACCTCTTCCGTGGACCACAAGAATGAGAATAGCCCAGGATGCTGCTCGTGGCTTAGCATACCTCCACGAAGGAATGGATTTTCAG ATTATTTTTAGGGATTTCAAGTCTTCAAACATACTTTTGGATGAGCAATGGAATGCAAAGTTGTCAGACTTTGGATTGGCTAGGCTGGGGCCTTCAGATGGATTAAGTCATGTCTCGACTGCG GTTGTAGGAACAATTGGATATGCGGCTCCTGAATACATTCAAACTGGGCATCTTACATCAAAAAGTGATATCTGGAGCTATGGAGTTTTCCTTTATGAACTCATCACTGGCAGGCGCCCTTTTGATCGGAACCGTCCCAAAAATGAGCAAAATATGTTGGAATGGGTCAAGCCGCACCTCTCGAACGCGAGGAAGTTTGAGCTGATTTTGGACCCGAGGCTAGAAGGAAAGTATTCGCTCAAGTCGGCCCAAAAGTTAGCTGCTGTAGCCAACCGGTGCTTGGTGCGGCAGCTTAAATCACGTGCCAAAATGAGTGAAGTCTTGGAGATGGTGAATCAAATTATGGAGACAGCAGATGTTGGAAGCCCCCAACCCCCCATGAGGAGTTTTGCTTCAGAAGATGATTCCATAGAATCCAAAAGAGAACGTTTACAGAGATGGGTTTTGGATCCATTTATTGGAGAAAAAAGTTGTTTGCATTGGGGAGCATGGAGACCTAAGGTTGTCAGGACATTTTAA